ATAGGGGATATAAAGGAAGAAGGTTAAGAAAAAGACCTGCTCTTACCATCGCGACGACCCcgaatatactctatatgATCCGGTCTTACCCATTCATCCAAATTTAGATGTAATTGTGTGATAGTGGGACAGTGCTGGACGATCTGTGCCACTGCACCGGCCCATATCTGGTGAAACCGATGCCTAAGATCACTTTCACCATCGGAGGGTTCATTCGTGAAAGAGAGCTTGTCAACGCATGGCACATATGCTAACACCGAAGCGTCATTATTGTGGAAGCGCGCCCGGTAGGGTGGAACAGACATTTCCCGCCCATTTCTATAATCGTACCTGTATTCACCTGCATCTTCGTAGCCCCAGGTATGTGGCTCCGGCTCCTCGCCCATCTGGCGACCCAGCAGCCCTAGCTCCAATGAGAGACGATGGCTCTGGTTCCATGAGCTGAGTGTCTCAAATAGAGCAGTGATAGCCGTTTGAAAGGCTTGATCATTTGCTTCTCGAACGGGATTATCAACACTGTACCCTTCCTTTTTGTGGGTTGTCCAGTCTAGCAATTCGAAGGGAACGAGGACGTCATATTGCAGCCTTTTTATCCAGGCTCTTCGAAACAAACCAGATCCTGTTGTGGCCTTCTGGAAGTGAGCCAGAGAGATGCCCTTCTGGTCCCCCTTGTAGGCATCGTCGCTGTAGACGATGAGGTTAGAGTAGATAAATGGCTCAAAAGCTGCTTGCCATCGACGGCAGACGGTTGTATATGAGACCAGGCAATCGCCTGCCTGATGTAGGATGCCTGCAATCTCGAATATCAGCTCCAGGGGTAAGGTTGCTGGCATGGTATCGGTTAAGCGCTCTTCACTGTGAACATTGACGTGTAGATATGTTGATGGATAACTTTTTGagatttttgtttctcaaATGACTAAGCATAAATAGCAACTCTTAGTTAGTTAGTTCACTAATAGGAATAGATCAGTATCTGAGTCCCTTTGCGATTCGCCGGGTTTCCACGTGGCACTTGCACAGGTGGATGTCGCTGTGGAAAGCGACGTAGACGTTGAAGAGCTACGGAAGTCAGAACCACTAACACATTGTGATGTATTCAGCCACAAGTTAGAGCAGACACTCTTCACGCTTGgcgggagagaagagagttgCCAGCACATAGCAATGATCCATAATAGGAAATCATATTCTAGGCAAAAACGCCGTTATATctatgtatatatagacaAGCATAGCGTCACACGAGTCTTCTACAAAAGAGTTAGAAACCGGAACCCAATTATAATAGTCGGTAAGAGTATTAGCGTTTAGCTGAGAAGATATATGCCTCTTATcctattataatagttatagcACTGTATTCAATCCACTAATGCTTGACCCCAGAAGGACCCTGGCAGTCGCAGACTCTAGGTAGTGACGAAAGGGAACTAGTCAAAAACCATGTTCTAGCTCGCTCCCCTTCCTACCGTTGTTTTTGCGTGTGCCCGTAAGACTATTTGCAATAGCAATTATCAAAAAATTCCAGGGTTGCGCTTGGGTAGCCTAATCATATAATTGGCCTCGTCATCGAGATTACCATCACGATTAACAAGGTGTCAGCCAGAAATATATCTACAAATTACACTATAAGACACCTCTAGGTATCCGGACATTTTTAGGTAGTCGAATGGCATAATTTGTTCAATACAAGGCTATGCTACCAAACGCAAAGGATGGCATGGCATTAAATGGGCTTAACAGTATGTCGGCCATGGTTTCAGCTGAAGGGTCTGCAAGGGGGTTTGCCGCGCCAGTTCACGGTAACGGCCAAAAGGAACAGAATGAAGGCGAGGGAGAGCCGCATGGCTATTTGGAGTTCCTCCTGTTCGTTCAGTGGACTGTCAAGATACGTTAGTAGTTACTCAATCTGCCATCCTTGTAATGTAGAGCAGAGTACTTATTAGTAGTTCTGCCCGCTTGTATTATCGTTGTCCGATAACCCTCGGTCACAACTCTCAGACAACGTCGCAGCGGCAATTACTAAAGAGTTTTGAGACTCACAATATGTCAAGGTAAACTTGGCACTTAGTCAGGTGCACATGGCTGGCGGACAAGATCTAACCAATACTATCTATACAGGGGCTAGAATCCCGGTGAAGTGGATAGAAAGGATGGAATCAAGCACGCAGAATTGGCCAATGTCATCATGCACAAAGATTATGAGTCATATAACCCACTACTGCCATCCCTATAGCGgcaaatataaatactagacCTCTTGTGGCGGCCAATAAGCAAACCTTACAATGGATTGCAAGTCCCAAGGCCCGGTAATCTCCATATCCTTGAGCTGAAACCCCCATGCCTTCGCAACACGCTCATCTGGTCGGTATTCCGGGTCTGCATCAGATTCCCACTTAGCAGTGGTAGTGTCCGAGTCACGTTTAAAATTGAatgatgttgttggattATGGTTGAGTTCAAATTCAATAGATCTTAAAAGCGGCATATGTCGTGCCGCGTAACCAAGGGAAATAAAGAAGCGATGGAATTGTTCATCGTCGTTGGTAGATCGATCGACGCATCCACTCTCCCAATCGCAGATCTCTTCTTCCCAATCTTCTATTTTGTCTATTTGTTCTTGGTCATCGGGTGTGGGTAAGGCGAGCCATTGACCTGATTTGGCGgtttagttaatatatttggTGGTTATTGGGGGTTTGTGGATGTTAATATTCTAGTAATCTTCGCGGGTATGTAGATTGCAAGGTTTTGGAAATGGGAGGAGAAGTCCTACCTgaaggaagccaaggaggCACATAATTGAACTCCATTCTTGTTAGGTTAGGCCAATTCAAAGATGCGGTAGAAGACAATGGGTGGCCAACATTATCCAAAGGCCACAGGAAATCCAGGGTTAGAGATGTGTATTCCAACTTTAGCTCTCGAAGAGAGATACTTAAGCCTTGGAGATTTATAGCAAGAGTATCGACCTCAGTAGATAAGACGTTCAAAGCGGGCAAGCTGTCTTTCCATGGGTTCTCAGATTGGTTCGTATAATGCAATACCCTTAGGCTGCGTGGAGCGTTGCTGAAAAGCTCGGATACGGCTGAGTATATGTAAGCAAGATGATCGTAGCATGGTGCATTCTTACATGAGAAACTGCAAGATACTGGGCGGAAGGAAGGAGATACAAGCACGTACCCTCACGACGGGCTTGAATATAGTCCAAATGATCCGGCCTTACCCACTCGTCCAGGTTCAAGTAGAGTTCCGTGACAGCCGGACAGTGTTGGAAAATCTGTGCCACTGTACCGGCCCATATTTGATGATATCGATGCCTACACTCTCCCAGAGCATTATACGCCACCCGCTTGTTGGTAAAAGAAAGCTTGCCAACGCATGAAGCGTATGCCAGAACAGATGCATCATTATTGTGTAAGCGCGCCCGGTACGGTGGAACCGCATCGGTGCGTCCTGTTGTAAAGTCGTGTCGATAGTCCCCAGCAATACTGGAATATGAGGTATTTGGCTCCGGGGTGGGCTTTTCACCCACCCGGCGGCCCCGCAGCCCTAGGTCTAGGGAGAGACGGTGATTCTGCTCCCATAAACTAAgttttctaaatatatcaatGATAGCTGTTTGAAATGCCCAGTCATTTGCCTCTCGGACGGAGTTAGCCATACTGTATTGCTCTATTGGCTCTCTTTTGCAGGTTATCCAGTCTAAGAGTTCGAATGGCACCAGGATATCGTACCGCAGTGTCCGTATATAGGCTCGACGCATAGCGCCAGCTCCTGTTGTGAGCTTTTGTAAGTGGGCGAGAGAAATCCCTTCCTGGCCATCATCTTTGTGAGTTTCATCACTATAGACGATTAGGTCGGAGTAGATAATTGGCTCAAAAGCTGTCTGCCATTGACGGCAAACGGTTGTATATGGAATTAAGCAAACACTATCATGATGGAGAATTCTTGCAATCTCAGATAACAATCCAAGAGGCAAATTGACTGCCATGATTTTGGTACAGCAGTTTGACAGTGAAGATGTCAGAGCTGTTCACGGTATATATgatttggtggatttggtTCCCGGATGACTAATCACTGCTTAAATGGTCAGGGACTTAAAGGCCTTCCAAGGCTGTTTCAGTTTATGTTAGCTCGCCTCCAGTTCACGTGAGCATACATACCCTCGACATCAGGTAGTTGGAGCACGCAGGTAGTGCACGATTTCAATCTGTATATGAGTTTCCCTGATGGCTTGCCCCTTGCCAGCCCGGGAACAGCGTAATTCAACATAAGACTGTTTCCTACCCACCCTCCGGCCCGAATCGGATGTAACAATAACAAAATTTTCATCGCAGTGGACCCTAGACTCGGGTGTTCAGCGGCACAATTTTAAGTCCGATTGCCCTCTAATCACAATAGCTCGCGAGTCATGAGGCGGTGGGGACCACTCACTAGACCCCTGGCTAGCGCTCAAAGTTCGATTCTCATTCTGGCATTGTATAACTCAGGCCAAACTTACGGATGAAGCTAATCATGCATAACAGTGGTTCTCCGGGAATTTATTATACCATGAAAACAAGATGGGGACTTTCGAAGCAAAAGGTAATTGGGACGATATAGGAAAAGCACTCAGGTTACCTATTCTTTGTTGGAAGTACTACTACTTTGATGAGATCAAGGAGACGCTCGTCAAGCAGGTTAACCGCATTTAGAGCAGACTGGAAGAGATAGAAAGCGTTAATATTGCAGCGAATGTCGTCGACCTTGGCACTATAACTTACGACAAGGCATACATATCTCAGGGCCTTGTGGCTGAATGGAAGGACTGGGTCCGCAGCGAGTACCAGCGTGCTGAAACGCAGGTGAAAACCTTCCTCTTGGAATGGGCTCAAAAATCGTATGATCTCAATCGGCCTGATGATCCCAATGTGAGTCTGCAGCCAGGCCAGGCGAGGCAGAAGGATCACAAAATCGTGAGGATGTTTGAAACTTATTTGGACGCGGTGCACAATCTGCAACCATGGAATAGTGACTGGGATATGCAGatagatgatggtgatggtatGGATACAGGtagtgatggtggtggtagtgatgACGGTGACGGGATGGATATAGACTAAGCAGGGTATAAATTCTAGGCACGAACGCCGTATATATACTCAGATACCTATGTTCATAGATTCAAAGGGCTCAACTGAATAGGAATCCAACTAGTTTCCCCTTTTGGCATAGAGAGAATCGTATGGCTACTTGGAGCCCTGCTGCTCGTTTAATGGCCTGTCAAGATAAGTTAGTAGTTGTCATTCTTGTAATGCAGAGCAGAGTACTTATTAGCAATTCTGCCCGCTTGTATTGTCATTATCTAATGACACTCGAACCTTGGAGATTTATAGCAACAGTATCGACCATAGATTAGTCTACTAAAGCCCTAATCTACAGATTACTCTACCATTGGTACAGCACATATCCTACCCACTGTGCGACTACCATGACTAAAAACATAAGCGCCATTCCGGTTTTGATTATATCAAGTTGAAAGTGATAGTAACTGGCCCAGTTTGTCACGTGAGCCCACCATATAAACTCGCCCTTGTCCCTCATTGCCGAGTGAAGACCGGGCAGTCCATCAAGGCTCCTACTGTTCCATTGCATCTGGTATTCAGGCAGTTCCCCTCGATTAATTGTGTATTCAGCAAATTTGCCCAGCCTCGGGCGGTTTGTGAAACACGGCTTTGGTTCATTTGTTTCTGGATCGACAGTGAGGTCGAGCAGTGGGACTCCAAAGCCACAGGATATTTGAACCTGCGAGAGGGTCAGTCCTTGTAGATTAGTGATGATAAACAAGCACaataaaaacaaaaccaACCTTGAAGATATCTAGAATAATAACTGCCCTTGCTCCGACTAGAGACTTCACGCCCATTCGCTTGACGTATCCAGCATACCTCGGATCATTCCATTCAATGACCGAACCCGTGCAGAAAAGTCGCATGATTCGCGGAGTAGCATCGAATGAGCAGAACATTACGGTTGCCCGTCCATTCTCGCGCAGGTGGCAGATAGTCTCACATCCGGATCCGGTTGAGTCGACATATGCCACTTTGCTGGGGCTCAGAACGGCAAAGGATGAGTCGGGGAGGCCTTTGGGGGATACATTAATATGACGACCTCGGTAGGGGGCAGatgagacgaagaagagaggtTGGCGGAGGGCCCAGTCACGGAGGTTGTCGGAGAGCGATTCGTAGAAAATTGGCATTGcttttttgaattttttttcttttgttttcttggtgtATAAAGCTCCAAGGATAGCAATCAATTTTGCTACGTTGCGTAGAGGAATGAGATTCCCCACGTGACAATCAAGGGATGCAACGAAGCGCCTATTTTCTTGGGACGAGGCGCCACGAAGTAATGTCGGGGATTGTAAACACCGTCACAAGTGTGAGCTGTATAATGTAGAACTTGATAATCATACAGCGGTTACATATCGCGAATCGCGAAGCGCTATCTAAGCGCGAATGATAATGGTCCCAAAATCGAAATATAGGAACAACTACTCCAACTGTCATGGACTGCAACAGCAGGGGTAGAAGCGCAATGCAATGACTGTTTCTCAGGTTCGCCGAGTGGCCGTGATCGGCGCTGGAATCAGCGGAGTTGTTTCAACAGCCCATCTTGTAGCTGCTGGATTCGAAGTCACCGTGTTCGAAAGAAACCAGCAAACAGGGGGGATTTGGTACGTATACAATGTGCCAGAATGACATACTCTCGGTTGACCTCGATAGGCTGTACGATGAACAGACACCATTGGaatgttcttttccttctcctggtcCTTCTTTAGCAGATAAGGTAGAGAAAAACGCCAGATTCGATAGAGAGAAGCTCCGACTACAGCATGCTCCTCCAGGGTAAGTGTTTCCTCTTGACCTTGGAAATGCTTTGATGGCgtgaaaagaaacaaagaaagaaagagaaagggaacACAAAGGGAAACGACTGAGAAGGAGCTAATGAGAGTATTAACAGACCATGCTACAAAAATCTCACAACAAATGTGTCCACCCCTCTCATGCGAATAAAACTTCGCGCCTGGCCAGAAAACACACCCGATTTTGTTCACCACAGTGTCGTGAATGAATATATCAGGGATATAGCACTCAGTACTGGAGTCGACGAGCGAACAATATACGGCGCTCGAGTGGAGCATGTCTATAAAGATGGTGGGAAGTGGCATGTCAATTGGTCAGTACTAGACGACAATGGCAGTATTGACGGTCTAGAAGAGAGGCGGCTGATCTCTGTAAGCCGCTACCGTGCAAAATAGGTTGCAAGCGCTCTGATTAGAGGTTTAACCTCTTTTTTAGACCTTTGACGCGGTTGTAGTCGCGTCTGGCCATTATCATTCACCTCACATTCCGGACATACCTGGGTTATCcgaagtaaagaaaagatggcCTTCAAGGGTTATACATTCCAAGCGATATAGAACACCGGAAGTCTACAGGGACGAAGTAAGTGTTTGATATTCCGTGACCCATTAGATTGATTGCTATGAAATATGCTCACAGATCATCCAGAATGTTTTGATGATTGGCGGAGGAGTATCATCGATGGATATATCGCGGGACCTTGGGCCATTTGCCAAAATGATATTCCAGAGCACACGAAATGGCGACGCAGATCCACCTGCTCTCATGCTTCCAGATAATGCAGTAAGAATTGGCGAGATTGATCATCTCGAACTGCTATCTGGGACTGGTGACACGCTACCAGAGGGTGATCCCTTGCCATTAATACTCTGTCTGAAGTCATCTCAACGATTATGTAAAATTCACAAGATCATTGTTTGCACAGGGTATCAAATTGTATTCCCGTTCCTTCCAGACTATCACGACGATTCAATGCCGCTTCAGGATGCTAATGATACTATTCTTGTTACCAACGGGACACAAGTGCATAACATTCATCGAGACATCTTTTATATCCCAGACCCGACTCTGGCTTTTGTCGGGATACCTTACTTCAATACAACATTTACCCTCTTTGAATTCCAGGCTATTGCAGTGACAGCCGTCTGGTCCCGAACTGCATGTCTACCATCAACCACCGAGATGAGACGGGAGTACCTAGTAAAGCAAAAGCAGACCGGTGGCGGGCGCAAATTCCACTCGTTGAAggataaagaaaaggaatacGTCCGCGACCTTATGGCGTGGATAAATGATGGTAGAAACGCACATGGGCTTGTTCCTATTGAAGGTCATACGGCGGCTTGGTTTGAAGCTATGGATAAACTGTGGGACGAGGCGAGAGCGgcgatgaaagaaagaaaggagcAACAAGAGAAGATTATCAAGCGCATTCCATTTTCGGCTGATTGTACTTCGGTCGAACTGCCACATCTTAATTAGGGGATATTATCTCGAATAGTCCACGGTGTTATGCAGTTAGAGGTGTTATTATATTGACCAGTAAGAGGAGTAGCGCAACGCAACCTTGTAGGCGCGCTTGTACCGTTTAGTTTTGATTTAAAAAGAACGCCTTGCCCGTAAGTCGAGAGATAATCATACTCCCTCCACTCAACAAAAGTCAATACACACGGAAGCCCCGAGCAGGAATGTCACCGTTCATCTTTGCTGTCACATTGACCTTCGCCATCTTAGCTCTTGGTATCCTCCGACGGCGCTATTTCCACCCCCTCTCCAGGTTTCCAGGCCCTTTCCTCGGGTCTGTAACGAGTCTCTATCAGACGTACTGGCATGTCCATCCCAACAAGACGCTTCATGATACAGAGCTCCATAGAAAATACGGTACGACAATGAGATCGAGTGGAAATCATGGAGAGTTCCACTGATATGGAACCCCAGGTCCGATTGTGAGATATAGCCCAAACGGCCTCATTGTTAATGACCCAGCCCTGCTTCCGGTCATTTATAATCGTCGCGCCAATAAGACAGATTTCTACGCTCCTGTCTTTGATACGCATTCGACATTTACCAGGAAGGACTATAGGGAACATGTCGCGTCAAGAAAGGCAATTAGCCATGCGGTAggttttcttgctttttttcGTACCGAATATTCTTACGGGTTAGTCTTGCTTATGATAATCTTCAAACAGTATTCGGTGACGAATACTCGCTTATTCGAGCCCCAAGTTGACGGTATCCTGTCTGAGTTGATCTCCCTGTTGAGTGAATCGGCCACCGAAAAGCGATTGGTTGATATTATGGAGTATGGGAGGTGAGCCTGAACGCGTTTTACTTCTCTTGGCTTTTGGCTTTCAATGTCAAACTCCAGATCTAACGCTAATGCACCCTATGGCTAGTTGGTTTACCTACGATGTCACTAGTCTGTTTGTATGTGGTAAACCCTTTGGGTTTGTGGAGAAGCGTACAGATGTCAAAGGCCTTATTcagaacaagaacaaagtTCTTTTCATAGTCTTCATTATGACCATCCAGGAGAACCTGTCTTGGATTGTCCGCAACACGCGTTTGGGGCGGCGGTATCTCATGCCTCATCCGACAGATCAGTCGGGTCTTGGTGTTGTCATGGCGGAGAGAGACCGCATCGTGGATGCGGTCATTGACAGCGATGGCAAGGTTAAACGCCACCTGTTGGTAAAGGGGAGTCTTTTGAGCAGCCTCATGGAGATTCTCGGTACGGAAGGCTGTCCACTCAGCTTGGTGGATGTCAAGGCTGAGATTTTCTTTGCCATGTGAGTTGTTCCTGCTCTGTCCGGACCAAATAAGACAATAACGATAAGTGAAACAGGCTAGCTGGATCCTCTGTTACCCCGAGCCAGCTCGCCCGAGTCATCTTCCATATATCGCGTAACTTCAAGGTCCAGGAGAAGCTATACGAAGAGCTTGTCGCAGCAGAACAGGACGGTCGAATCCCACCTCTATCCGCCATAATCTCGGATGAGCAGGCTCACAGActcccctttctttctgcttgTATCAGAGAGGCTCAACGATACGCTCCTACCATGTCCCAACTGCCTCGTTATGCGCCCGAGGGGACTGGGCTAGAGTTACACGAGCAGTACGTTCCCCCAGGGACAAGCGTATCTACCAGCCCATGGATCATTGGCCGAAATAAAGACCTGTACGGTGA
This DNA window, taken from Aspergillus flavus chromosome 5, complete sequence, encodes the following:
- the ustF1 gene encoding monooxygenase — translated: MTVSQVRRVAVIGAGISGVVSTAHLVAAGFEVTVFERNQQTGGIWLYDEQTPLECSFPSPGPSLADKVEKNARFDREKLRLQHAPPGPCYKNLTTNVSTPLMRIKLRAWPENTPDFVHHSVVNEYIRDIALSTGVDERTIYGARVEHVYKDGGKWHVNWSVLDDNGSIDGLEERRLISTFDAVVVASGHYHSPHIPDIPGLSEVKKRWPSRVIHSKRYRTPEVYRDENVLMIGGGVSSMDISRDLGPFAKMIFQSTRNGDADPPALMLPDNAVRIGEIDHLELLSGTGDTLPEGDPLPLILCLKSSQRLCKIHKIIVCTGYQIVFPFLPDYHDDSMPLQDANDTILVTNGTQVHNIHRDIFYIPDPTLAFVGIPYFNTTFTLFEFQAIAVTAVWSRTACLPSTTEMRREYLVKQKQTGGGRKFHSLKDKEKEYVRDLMAWINDGRNAHGLVPIEGHTAAWFEAMDKLWDEARAAMKERKEQQEKIIKRIPFSADCTSVELPHLN
- the ustC gene encoding cytochrome P450 monooxygenase translates to MSPFIFAVTLTFAILALGILRRRYFHPLSRFPGPFLGSVTSLYQTYWHVHPNKTLHDTELHRKYGPIVRYSPNGLIVNDPALLPVIYNRRANKTDFYAPVFDTHSTFTRKDYREHVASRKAISHAYSVTNTRLFEPQVDGILSELISLLSESATEKRLVDIMEYGSWFTYDVTSLFVCGKPFGFVEKRTDVKGLIQNKNKVLFIVFIMTIQENLSWIVRNTRLGRRYLMPHPTDQSGLGVVMAERDRIVDAVIDSDGKVKRHLLVKGSLLSSLMEILGTEGCPLSLVDVKAEIFFAMLAGSSVTPSQLARVIFHISRNFKVQEKLYEELVAAEQDGRIPPLSAIISDEQAHRLPFLSACIREAQRYAPTMSQLPRYAPEGTGLELHEQYVPPGTSVSTSPWIIGRNKDLYGEDANSFRPERWLEASPEEERRWDHFSFHFGYGARKCLANNFGLMQLYKVAAEVFRRFEVKVEGSNEDTVSGGPPASARFRFDRRARSWS
- the ustO gene encoding ustO, with the protein product MPIFYESLSDNLRDWALRQPLFFVSSAPYRGRHINVSPKGLPDSSFAVLSPSKVAYVDSTGSGCETICHLRENGRATVMFCSFDATPRIMRLFCTGSVIEWNDPRYAGYVKRMGVKSLVGARAVIILDIFKVQISCGFGVPLLDLTVDPETNEPKPCFTNRPRLGKFAEYTINRGELPEYQMQWNSRSLDGLPGLHSAMRDKGEFIWWAHVTNWASYYHFQLDIIKTGMALMFLVMVVAQWVGYVLYQW